A stretch of Homo sapiens chromosome 12, GRCh38.p14 Primary Assembly DNA encodes these proteins:
- the OAS3 gene encoding 2'-5'-oligoadenylate synthase 3 isoform 1 (isoform 1 is encoded by transcript variant 1) yields MDLYSTPAAALDRFVARRLQPRKEFVEKARRALGALAAALRERGGRLGAAAPRVLKTVKGGSSGRGTALKGGCDSELVIFLDCFKSYVDQRARRAEILSEMRASLESWWQNPVPGLRLTFPEQSVPGALQFRLTSVDLEDWMDVSLVPAFNVLGQAGSGVKPKPQVYSTLLNSGCQGGEHAACFTELRRNFVNIRPAKLKNLILLVKHWYHQVCLQGLWKETLPPVYALELLTIFAWEQGCKKDAFSLAEGLRTVLGLIQQHQHLCVFWTVNYGFEDPAVGQFLQRQLKRPRPVILDPADPTWDLGNGAAWHWDLLAQEAASCYDHPCFLRGMGDPVQSWKGPGLPRAGCSGLGHPIQLDPNQKTPENSKSLNAVYPRAGSKPPSCPAPGPTGAASIVPSVPGMALDLSQIPTKELDRFIQDHLKPSPQFQEQVKKAIDIILRCLHENCVHKASRVSKGGSFGRGTDLRDGCDVELIIFLNCFTDYKDQGPRRAEILDEMRAQLESWWQDQVPSLSLQFPEQNVPEALQFQLVSTALKSWTDVSLLPAFDAVGQLSSGTKPNPQVYSRLLTSGCQEGEHKACFAELRRNFMNIRPVKLKNLILLVKHWYRQVAAQNKGKGPAPASLPPAYALELLTIFAWEQGCRQDCFNMAQGFRTVLGLVQQHQQLCVYWTVNYSTEDPAMRMHLLGQLRKPRPLVLDPADPTWNVGHGSWELLAQEAAALGMQACFLSRDGTSVQPWDVMPALLYQTPAGDLDKFISEFLQPNRQFLAQVNKAVDTICSFLKENCFRNSPIKVIKVVKGGSSAKGTALRGRSDADLVVFLSCFSQFTEQGNKRAEIISEIRAQLEACQQERQFEVKFEVSKWENPRVLSFSLTSQTMLDQSVDFDVLPAFDALGQLVSGSRPSSQVYVDLIHSYSNAGEYSTCFTELQRDFIISRPTKLKSLIRLVKHWYQQCTKISKGRGSLPPQHGLELLTVYAWEQGGKDSQFNMAEGFRTVLELVTQYRQLCIYWTINYNAKDKTVGDFLKQQLQKPRPIILDPADPTGNLGHNARWDLLAKEAAACTSALCCMGRNGIPIQPWPVKAAV; encoded by the exons TGTGGACCAGAGGGCCCGCCGTGCAGAGATCCTCAGTGAGATGCGGGCATCGCTGGAATCCTGGTGGCAGAACCCAGTCCCTGGTCTGAGACTCACGTTTCCTGAGCAGAGCGTGCCTGGGGCCCTGCAGTTCCGCCTGACATCCGTAGATCTTGAGGACTGGATGGATGTTAGCCTGGTGCCTGCCTTCAATGTCCTGG GTCAGGCCGGCTCCGGCGTCAAACCCAAGCCACAAGTCTACTCTACCCTCCTCAACAGTGGCTGCCAAGGGGGCGAGCATGCGGCCTGCTTCACAGAGCTGCGGAGGAACTTTGTGAACATTCGCCCAGCCAAGTTGAAGAACCTAATCTTGCTGGTGAAGCACTGGTACCACCAG GTGTGCCTACAGGGGTTGTGGAAGGAGACGCTGCCCCCGGTCTATGCCCTGGAATTGCTGACCATCTTCGCCTGGGAGCAGGGCTGTAAGAAGGATGCTTTCAGCCTAGCCGAAGGCCTCCGAACTGTCCTGGGCCTGATCCAACAGCATCAGCACCTGTGTGTTTTCTGGACTGTCAACTATGGCTTCGAGGACCCTGCAGTTGGGCAGTTCTTGCAGCGGCAGCTTAAGAGACCCAG GCCTGTGATCCTGGACCCAGCTGACCCCACATGGGACCTGGGGAATGGGGCAGCCTGGCACTGGGATTTGCTAGCCCAGGAGGCAGCATCCTGCTATGACCACCCATGCTTTCTGAGGGGGATGGGGGACCCAGTGCAGTCTTGGAAGGGGCCG GGCCTTCCACGTGCTGGATGCTCAGGTTTGGGCCACCCCATCCAGCTAGACCCTAACCAGAAGACCCCTGAAAACAGCAAGAGCCTCAATGCTGTGTACCCAAGAGCAGGGAGCAAACCTCCCTCATGCCCAGCTCCTGGCCCCACTGGGGCAGCCAGCATCGTCCCCTCTGTGCCGGGAATGGCCTTGGACCTGTCTCAGATCCCCACCAAGGAGCTGGACCGCTTCATCCAGGACCACCTGAAGCCGAGCCCCCAGTTCCAGGAGCAGGTGAAAAAGGCCATTGACATCATCTTGCGCTGCCTCCATGAGAACTGTGTTCACAAGGCCTCAAGAGTCAGTAAA GGGGGCTCATTTGGCCGGGGCACAGACCTAAGGGATGGCTGTGATGTTGAACTCATCATCTTCCTCAACTGCTTCACGGACTACAAGGACCAGGGGCCCCGCCGCGCAGAGATCCTTGATGAGATGCGAGCGCAGCTAGAATCCTGGTGGCAGGACCAGGTGCCCAGCCTGAGCCTTCAGTTTCCTGAGCAGAATGTGCCTGAGGCTCTGCAGTTCCAGCTGGTGTCCACAGCCCTGAAGAGCTGGACGGATGTTAGCCTGCTGCCTGCCTTCGATGCTGTGG GGCAGCTCAGTTCTGGCACCAAACCAAATCCCCAGGTCTACTCGAGGCTCCTCACCAGTGGCTGCCAGGAGGGCGAGCATAAGGCCTGCTTCGCAGAGCTGCGGAGGAACTTCATGAACATTCGCCCTGTCAAGCTGAAGAACCTGATTCTGCTGGTGAAGCACTGGTACCGCCAG GTTGCGGCTCAGAACAAAGGAAAAGGACCAGCCCCTGCCTCTCTGCCCCCAGCCTATGCCCTGGAGCTCCTCACCATCTTTGCCTGGGAGCAGGGCTGCAGGCAGGATTGTTTCAACATGGCCCAAGGCTTCCGGACGGTGCTGGGGCTCGTGCAACAGCATCAGCAGCTCTGTGTCTACTGGACGGTCAACTATAGCACTGAGGACCCAGCCATGAGAATGCACCTTCTTGGCCAGCTTCGAAAACCCAG ACCCCTGGTCCTGGACCCCGCTGATCCCACCTGGAACGTGGGCCACGGTAGCTGGGAGCTGTTGGCCCAGGAAGCAGCAGCGCTGGGGATGCAGGCCTGCTTTCTGAGTAGAGACGGGACATCTGTGCAGCCCTGGGATGTGATG CCAGCCCTCCTTTACCAAACCCCAGCTGGGGACCTTGACAAGTTCATCAGTGAATTTCTCCAGCCCAACCGCCAGTTCCTGGCCCAGGTGAACAAGGCCGTTGATACCATCTGTTCATTTTTGAAGGAAAACTGCTTCCGGAATTCTCCCATCAAAGTGATCAAGGTGGTCAAG GGTGGCTCTTCAGCCAAAGGCACAGCTCTGCGAGGCCGCTCAGATGCCGACCTCGTGGTGTTCCTCAGCTGCTTCAGCCAGTTCACTGAGCAGGGCAACAAGCGGGCCGAGATCATCTCCGAGATCCGAGCCCAGCTGGAGGCATGTCAACAGGAGCGGCAGTTCGAGGTCAAGTTTGAAGTCTCCAAATGGGAGAATCCCCGCGTGCTGAGCTTCTCACTGACATCCCAGACGATGCTGGACCAGAGTGTGGACTTTGATGTGCTGCCAGCCTTTGACGCCCTAG GCCAGCTGGTCTCtggctccaggcccagctctcaaGTCTACGTCGACCTCATCCACAGCTACAGCAATGCGGGCGAGTACTCCACCTGCTTCACAGAGCTACAACGGGACTTCATCATCTCTCGCCCTACCAAGCTGAAGAGCCTGATCCGGCTGGTGAAGCACTGGTACCAGCAG TGTACCAAGATCTCCAAGGGGAGAGGCTCCCTACCCCCACAGCACGGGCTGGAACTCCTGACTGTGTATGCCTGGGAGCAGGGCGGGAAGGACTCCCAGTTCAACATGGCTGAGGGCTTCCGCACGGTCCTGGAGCTGGTCACCCAGTACCGCCAGCTCTGTATCTACTGGACCATCAACTACAACGCCAAGGACAAGACTGTTGGAGACTTCCTGAAACAGCAGCTTCAGAAGCCCAG GCCTATCATCCTGGATCCGGCTGACCCGACAGGCAACCTGGGCCACAATGCCCGCTGGGACCTGCTGGCCAAGGAAGCTGCAGCCTGCACATCTGCCCTGTGCTGCATGGGACGGAATGGCATCCCCATCCAGCCATGGCCAGTGAAG GCTGCTGTGTGA
- the OAS3 gene encoding 2'-5'-oligoadenylate synthase 3 isoform 2 (isoform 2 is encoded by transcript variant 2): protein MDLYSTPAAALDRFVARRLQPRKEFVEKARRALGALAAALRERGGRLGAAAPRVLKTVKGGSSGRGTALKGGCDSELVIFLDCFKSYVDQRARRAEILSEMRASLESWWQNPVPGLRLTFPEQSVPGALQFRLTSVDLEDWMDVSLVPAFNVLGQAGSGVKPKPQVYSTLLNSGCQGGEHAACFTELRRNFVNIRPAKLKNLILLVKHWYHQVCLQGLWKETLPPVYALELLTIFAWEQGCKKDAFSLAEGLRTVLGLIQQHQHLCVFWTVNYGFEDPAVGQFLQRQLKRPRPVILDPADPTWDLGNGAAWHWDLLAQEAASCYDHPCFLRGMGDPVQSWKGPGLPRAGCSGLGHPIQLDPNQKTPENSKSLNAVYPRAGSKPPSCPAPGPTGAASIVPSVPGMALDLSQIPTKELDRFIQDHLKPSPQFQEQVKKAIDIILRCLHENCVHKASRVSKGGSFGRGTDLRDGCDVELIIFLNCFTDYKDQGPRRAEILDEMRAQLESWWQDQVPSLSLQFPEQNVPEALQFQLVSTALKSWTDVSLLPAFDAVGQLSSGTKPNPQVYSRLLTSGCQEGEHKACFAELRRNFMNIRPVKLKNLILLVKHWYRQVAAQNKGKGPAPASLPPAYALELLTIFAWEQGCRQDCFNMAQGFRTVLGLVQQHQQLCVYWTVNYSTEDPAMRMHLLGQLRKPRPLVLDPADPTWNVGHGSWELLAQEAAALGMQACFLSRDGTSVQPWDVMPALLYQTPAGDLDKFISEFLQPNRQFLAQVNKAVDTICSFLKENCFRNSPIKVIKVVKERQFEVKFEVSKWENPRVLSFSLTSQTMLDQSVDFDVLPAFDALGQLVSGSRPSSQVYVDLIHSYSNAGEYSTCFTELQRDFIISRPTKLKSLIRLVKHWYQQCTKISKGRGSLPPQHGLELLTVYAWEQGGKDSQFNMAEGFRTVLELVTQYRQLCIYWTINYNAKDKTVGDFLKQQLQKPRPIILDPADPTGNLGHNARWDLLAKEAAACTSALCCMGRNGIPIQPWPVKAAV from the exons TGTGGACCAGAGGGCCCGCCGTGCAGAGATCCTCAGTGAGATGCGGGCATCGCTGGAATCCTGGTGGCAGAACCCAGTCCCTGGTCTGAGACTCACGTTTCCTGAGCAGAGCGTGCCTGGGGCCCTGCAGTTCCGCCTGACATCCGTAGATCTTGAGGACTGGATGGATGTTAGCCTGGTGCCTGCCTTCAATGTCCTGG GTCAGGCCGGCTCCGGCGTCAAACCCAAGCCACAAGTCTACTCTACCCTCCTCAACAGTGGCTGCCAAGGGGGCGAGCATGCGGCCTGCTTCACAGAGCTGCGGAGGAACTTTGTGAACATTCGCCCAGCCAAGTTGAAGAACCTAATCTTGCTGGTGAAGCACTGGTACCACCAG GTGTGCCTACAGGGGTTGTGGAAGGAGACGCTGCCCCCGGTCTATGCCCTGGAATTGCTGACCATCTTCGCCTGGGAGCAGGGCTGTAAGAAGGATGCTTTCAGCCTAGCCGAAGGCCTCCGAACTGTCCTGGGCCTGATCCAACAGCATCAGCACCTGTGTGTTTTCTGGACTGTCAACTATGGCTTCGAGGACCCTGCAGTTGGGCAGTTCTTGCAGCGGCAGCTTAAGAGACCCAG GCCTGTGATCCTGGACCCAGCTGACCCCACATGGGACCTGGGGAATGGGGCAGCCTGGCACTGGGATTTGCTAGCCCAGGAGGCAGCATCCTGCTATGACCACCCATGCTTTCTGAGGGGGATGGGGGACCCAGTGCAGTCTTGGAAGGGGCCG GGCCTTCCACGTGCTGGATGCTCAGGTTTGGGCCACCCCATCCAGCTAGACCCTAACCAGAAGACCCCTGAAAACAGCAAGAGCCTCAATGCTGTGTACCCAAGAGCAGGGAGCAAACCTCCCTCATGCCCAGCTCCTGGCCCCACTGGGGCAGCCAGCATCGTCCCCTCTGTGCCGGGAATGGCCTTGGACCTGTCTCAGATCCCCACCAAGGAGCTGGACCGCTTCATCCAGGACCACCTGAAGCCGAGCCCCCAGTTCCAGGAGCAGGTGAAAAAGGCCATTGACATCATCTTGCGCTGCCTCCATGAGAACTGTGTTCACAAGGCCTCAAGAGTCAGTAAA GGGGGCTCATTTGGCCGGGGCACAGACCTAAGGGATGGCTGTGATGTTGAACTCATCATCTTCCTCAACTGCTTCACGGACTACAAGGACCAGGGGCCCCGCCGCGCAGAGATCCTTGATGAGATGCGAGCGCAGCTAGAATCCTGGTGGCAGGACCAGGTGCCCAGCCTGAGCCTTCAGTTTCCTGAGCAGAATGTGCCTGAGGCTCTGCAGTTCCAGCTGGTGTCCACAGCCCTGAAGAGCTGGACGGATGTTAGCCTGCTGCCTGCCTTCGATGCTGTGG GGCAGCTCAGTTCTGGCACCAAACCAAATCCCCAGGTCTACTCGAGGCTCCTCACCAGTGGCTGCCAGGAGGGCGAGCATAAGGCCTGCTTCGCAGAGCTGCGGAGGAACTTCATGAACATTCGCCCTGTCAAGCTGAAGAACCTGATTCTGCTGGTGAAGCACTGGTACCGCCAG GTTGCGGCTCAGAACAAAGGAAAAGGACCAGCCCCTGCCTCTCTGCCCCCAGCCTATGCCCTGGAGCTCCTCACCATCTTTGCCTGGGAGCAGGGCTGCAGGCAGGATTGTTTCAACATGGCCCAAGGCTTCCGGACGGTGCTGGGGCTCGTGCAACAGCATCAGCAGCTCTGTGTCTACTGGACGGTCAACTATAGCACTGAGGACCCAGCCATGAGAATGCACCTTCTTGGCCAGCTTCGAAAACCCAG ACCCCTGGTCCTGGACCCCGCTGATCCCACCTGGAACGTGGGCCACGGTAGCTGGGAGCTGTTGGCCCAGGAAGCAGCAGCGCTGGGGATGCAGGCCTGCTTTCTGAGTAGAGACGGGACATCTGTGCAGCCCTGGGATGTGATG CCAGCCCTCCTTTACCAAACCCCAGCTGGGGACCTTGACAAGTTCATCAGTGAATTTCTCCAGCCCAACCGCCAGTTCCTGGCCCAGGTGAACAAGGCCGTTGATACCATCTGTTCATTTTTGAAGGAAAACTGCTTCCGGAATTCTCCCATCAAAGTGATCAAGGTGGTCAAG GAGCGGCAGTTCGAGGTCAAGTTTGAAGTCTCCAAATGGGAGAATCCCCGCGTGCTGAGCTTCTCACTGACATCCCAGACGATGCTGGACCAGAGTGTGGACTTTGATGTGCTGCCAGCCTTTGACGCCCTAG GCCAGCTGGTCTCtggctccaggcccagctctcaaGTCTACGTCGACCTCATCCACAGCTACAGCAATGCGGGCGAGTACTCCACCTGCTTCACAGAGCTACAACGGGACTTCATCATCTCTCGCCCTACCAAGCTGAAGAGCCTGATCCGGCTGGTGAAGCACTGGTACCAGCAG TGTACCAAGATCTCCAAGGGGAGAGGCTCCCTACCCCCACAGCACGGGCTGGAACTCCTGACTGTGTATGCCTGGGAGCAGGGCGGGAAGGACTCCCAGTTCAACATGGCTGAGGGCTTCCGCACGGTCCTGGAGCTGGTCACCCAGTACCGCCAGCTCTGTATCTACTGGACCATCAACTACAACGCCAAGGACAAGACTGTTGGAGACTTCCTGAAACAGCAGCTTCAGAAGCCCAG GCCTATCATCCTGGATCCGGCTGACCCGACAGGCAACCTGGGCCACAATGCCCGCTGGGACCTGCTGGCCAAGGAAGCTGCAGCCTGCACATCTGCCCTGTGCTGCATGGGACGGAATGGCATCCCCATCCAGCCATGGCCAGTGAAG GCTGCTGTGTGA